A single Cottoperca gobio chromosome 7, fCotGob3.1, whole genome shotgun sequence DNA region contains:
- the LOC115011108 gene encoding rhodopsin — protein MNGTEGPYFYVPMINTTGIVRSPYDYPQYYLVNPAAYAALGAYMFLLILLGFPVNFLTLFVTIQHKKLRTPLNYILLNLAVANLFMVFGGFTTTMYTSMHGYFVLGRLGCNLEGFFATLGGEIALWSLVVLAVERWMVVCKPISNFRFGEDHAIMGLAFSWVMASACAVPPLVGWSRYIPEGMQCSCGVDYYTRAEGFNNESFVIYMFVCHFMTPMIVIFFCYGRLLCAVKEAAAAQQESETTQRAEREVSRMVVMMVVAFIVCWCPYAGVAWYIFTNQGSEFGPVFMTIPAFFAKSSAIYNPMIYICMNKQFRHCMITTLCCGKNPFEEEEGASSTKTEASSVSTSSVSPA, from the coding sequence ATGAACGGCACAGAGGGACCATATTTCTATGTTCCTATGATAAACACCACCGGCATTGTCCGGAGTCCTTATGATTACCCTCAGTACTACCTTGTCAACCCAGCAGCTTACGCTGCCCTGGGTGCCTACATGTTCCTGCTCATTCTCCTTGGATTCCCCGTCAACTTCCTCACTCTGTTCGTCACCATCCAACACAAGAAGCTGCGAACCCCTCTAAACTACATCCTGCTGAACCTTGCCGTGGCTAATCTTTTCATGGTGTTTGGAGGATTCACCACAACAATGTACACCTCAATGCATGGCTACTTCGTCCTAGGACGCCTTGGCTGCAATTTGGAAGGATTCTTTGCTACCCTGGGCGGTGAGATAGCCCTCTGGTCACTGGTTGTTCTGGCTGTTGAAAGGTGGATGGTTGTCTGCAAGCCCATCAGCAACTTCCGCTTCGGGGAAGATCACGCAATCATGGGTTTGGCCTTCTCCTGGGTGATGGCCTCAGCTTGTGCTGTGCCCCCTCTTGTCGGCTGGTCTCGTTACATCCCTGAGGGCATGCAGTGCTCATGTGGAGTTGACTACTACACACGTGCAGAAGGATTCAACAATGAGTCCTTTGTTATCTACATGTTCGTCTGCCACTTCATGACTCCAATGATTGTCATTTTCTTCTGCTACGGCCGTCTGCTCTGCGCCGTCAAGGAGGCTGCCGCTGCCCAGCAGGAGTCTGAGACCACCCAGAGGGCTGAGAGGGAAGTCTCCCGCATGGTTGTGATGATGGTCGTCGCCTTCATTGTATGTTGGTGTCCCTATGCCGGTGTGGCCTGGTATATCTTCACCAATCAGGGATCTGAATTTGGACCAGTCTTCATGACTATCCCGGCTTTCTTTGCCAAGAGTTCTGCTATCTACAATCCAATGATCTACATCTGCATGAACAAGCAGTTCCGCCACTGCATGATCACCACCTTGTGCTGCGGGAAGAATCCCtttgaggaagaggagggagcaTCCTCTACTAAAACCGAGGCCTCCTCTGTCTCCACCAGCTCTGTGTCCCCTGCATAA